A single Lactuca sativa cultivar Salinas chromosome 8, Lsat_Salinas_v11, whole genome shotgun sequence DNA region contains:
- the LOC111882195 gene encoding DNA mismatch repair protein MSH6 isoform X1 yields the protein MAFRRPTNGRSPLVNPQRQITSFFSKSPSSTSSLSPSQSPSPLLSNSNSNSNSKLKPKTKPSPTTPSPLQTTSSKKRALVIGQSSSTPASDAQNPRYGDEVVNRRIKVYWPLDKAWYEGCVKAFDKSSGKHLVQYDDGEEEHLDLSKEKIELLKEQAKRFRRLRKFSIEDEDDDEAGGGAKGNVDKNVESGGDDSDDEDWGMHVEKEAIDDEMEDLELVDENEEEEEEVEETKAIKPDSKKRKVFGMKSASLKKIKNEAPLDLSPCNLEHKTNNNIAGAKASAFVDNDLVGDKAERFTTREEEKFKFLGKARKDAKKRSPDDENYDSRTLYLPPDFLESLSGGQRQWWEFKSQHMDKVLFFKMGKFYELFEMDAHVGAKELDLQYMKGDQPHCGFPEKNFALNVEKLARKGYRVLVIEQTETPDQLERRRKEQGTRDKVVKREICGVVTKGTLVDGEMVAANPDASYLFAVSECYEASGNQRDDRIYGVCVVDVATSKIMIGQFGDDTECSVLSCLLSQLRPVEIIKPVKSLSPETERVLLRQTRSPVINELIPLEEFWDAEKTMCEVKEIYKRISNQSCLNESMSCSSDTKDCLPEVLSDLMNTGNVGSYALSALGGTLFYLRKAFLDESLLRFAKFERLPCSGFNDSTIKPYMVLDAAALENLEVFENSVNGDSKGTLYEQLNRCVTAFGKRLLKTWLSRPLYHIDSIRERQNAVAGVKGVSLPYALEFRKELSKLPDMERLLARIFSCSSEANGRNSSKVVLYEDASKKQLEHFIMVLSGCEVIINACSSLGVILENTDSRLLHHLLAPGKGLPDVDGVLRHFKDAFDWMEAKSSGRIIPRDGVDKEYDTACGMVTDIEFSLRKHLKEQRKLLGDSSINYVTVGKDTYLLEVAESLSGSVPCEYERRSSKKGFVRYWTPEIRNLMRELSEAESEKESKLKSIMQRLIGRFCEHHVSWRQLVSTAAELDVLISIAIASDMYEGPTCRPLIVDLDGDEAPVVDAKSLGHPVLGNDTLGDGSGNFVPNDVCIGGADHARFIVLTGPNMGGKSTLLRQVCLALILAQVGADVPAESFKMSPVDRIFVRMGAKDHIMAGHSTFLTELLETASMLSSATRSSVVALDELGRGTATSDGQAIAASVLEHLVNKVQCRGLFSTHYHHLALEYQQIDKVSLCHMACQVGDGDGGVEEVTFLYKLTLGACPKSYGVNVARLAGLPDAVLKKAAIKSQEFETMYGKRTRTNQNQIALMLQSLNNCHGNGILDLQNRAKIFLEHK from the exons ATGGCATTTCGTCGCCCAACCAACGGCCGATCGCCGCTCGTTAATCCACAACGTCAAAtcacctctttcttctccaaaTCACCATCATCAACTTCCTCCCTTTCTCCTTCCCAGTCACCATCCCCTCTTCTTTCTAACTCTAATTCGAACTCGAACTCTAAACTTAAACCTAAAACTAAACCTAGCCCTACAACCCCATCCCCTTTGCAAACCACAAGCAGTAAGAAACGGGCCTTGGTTATTGGTCAATCTTCTTCTACTCCCGCTTCCGATGCCCAAAACCCTAGATATGGCGACGAAGTAGTTAATCGAAGGATTAAGGTTTACTGGCCACTGGACAAGGCTTGGTATGAAGGCTGTGTCAAAGCTTTTGATAAGAGTTCGGGTAAGCATTTGGTTCAGTATGATGATGGTGAAGAGGAGCATTTGGATTTATCTAAAGAGAAGATTGAGTTGTTAAAGGAGCAGGCTAAAAGGTTCCGTAGGTTGAGGAAATTTTCCATTGAAGACGAAGATGATGATGAGGCTGGAGGCGGTGCCAAGGGGAACGTGGATAAGAATGTAGAAAGTGGAGGAGATGATTCTGATGATGAGGATTGGGGAATGCATGTCGAAAAGGAAGCTATTGACGATGAAATGGAGGATTTAGAGTTGGTAGACGAGAAcgaggaagaggaggaggaagtggaAGAAACGAAGGCAATAAAGCCGGACTCCAAAAAGCGGAAGGTTTTTGGAATGAAATCAGCCTCTCTTAAGAAAATCAAGAACGAGGCTCCGTTGGATTTAAGCCCGTGCAATTTGGagcataaaaccaataataaca TTGCAGGTGCGAAGGCATCTGCTTTTGTTGACAATGATCTTGTTGGCGATAAAGCTGAAAGATTTACCACAAGAGAAGAAGAGAAGTTCAAATTTCTTGGGAA AGCCCGGAAGGATGCCAAGAAGAGATCCCCTGATGATGAAAATTATGATTCAAGAACTCTATACTTGCCTCCTGACTTTTTGGAGAGTTTATCAGGTGGCCAG AGACAATGGTGGGAGTTCAAGTCACAACATATGGATAAGGTTCTATTTTTTAAG ATGGGAAAGTTTTACGAGCTCTTTGAAATGGATGCACATGTTGGAGCAAAAGAACTTGATTTGCAATACATGAAG GGAGACCAGCCTCATTGTGGATTCCCAGAAAAGAACTTTGCACTAAATGTAGAGAAGTTGGCTCGCAAG GGTTACCGAGTTCTGGTTATTGAGCAGACAGAGACACCTGATCAGCTTGAGAGGCGTCGCAAAGAGCAGGGTACTAGAGATAAG GTTGTGAAAAGGGAAATATGTGGAGTAGTCACTAAAGGAACATTGGTTGATGGAGAAATGGTGGCAGCAAATCCGGATGCTTCTTATCTGTTTGCAGTTTCTGAATGCTATGAAGCATCAGGAAACCAACGTGATGATAGAATCTATGGTGTTTGTGTGGTTGATGTTGCTACAAGCAAGATCATGATAGGACAG TTTGGAGATGACACAGAGTGCAGTGTGCTGAGCTGCTTATTGTCCCAACTAAGACCAGTGGAAATCATAAAACCTGTCAAATCACTCAGCCCTGAAACTGAAAGAGTACTACTAAGACAAACAAGAAGCCCTGTCATAAATGAGTTGATACCACTTGAAGAGTTTTGGGATGCAGAGAAAACTATGTGTGAAGTGAAGGAGATTTATAAGCGCATCAGTAATCAATCATGTTTGAATGAATCCATGTCATGCTCATCTGATACTAAGGATTGCCTACCAGAAGTACTCTCTGATCTAATGAATACTGGAAATGTTGGTAGTTATGCTCTGTCAGCCCTTGGGGGCACTCTGTTCTACCTGAGAAAAGCCTTCCTGGACGAGTCATTGCTTCGATTTGCAAAGTTTGAGCGACTTCCTTGTTCTGGATTCAATGATTCCACCATAAAACCATACATGGTTCTTGATGCAGCTGCTCTAGagaatcttgaagtttttgagaACAGTGTAAATGGAGACTCTAAGGG GACATTGTATGAGCAACTAAATCGTTGTGTGACAGCATTTGGGAAGAGGTTGCTTAAAACATGGCTCTCTAGACCTTTATATCACATAGACTCAATCAGGGAACGCCAGAATGCTGTAGCTGGTGTAAAG GGAGTTAGCCTGCCTTATGCTCTTGAATTTCGTAAAGAGCTGTCCAAGCTTCCAGACATGGAGCGGTTGTTGGCACGCATCTTTTCTTGCAG CAGTGAAGCTAATGGTAGGAATTCGAGTAAAGTGGTTCTGTATGAGGATGCATCAAAGAAACAACTTGAACATTTCATAATGGTTCTCAGTGGGTGTGAAGTAATTATAAATGCATGCTCCTCGCTAGGTGTCATTCTGGAAAACACTGATTCTAGGCTGCTGCATCACCTGTTAGCACCTGGTAAAGGTCTTCCGGATGTTGATGGTGTTCTTAGGCATTTCAAGGATGCTTTTGATTGGATGGAGGCAAAAAGTTCAGGGCGTATAATACCTCGTGATGGGGTTGATAAAGAATACGATACTGCTTGCGGAATGGTTACAGATATTGAGTTTAGTCTGAGAAAGCATTTGAAGGAACAGAGAAAACTTCTTGGAGATTCATCG ATCAATTATGTTACTGTTGGAAAGGATACATATCTTCTTGAAGTAGCTGAAAGTTTGTCTGGTAGCGTTCCTTGTGAGTATGAGCGTCGATCATCTAAGAAG GGTTTTGTCCGATACTGGACTCCTGAAATTAGGAATTTGATGAGGGAGCTGTCAGAAGCTGAATCCGAGAAAGAGTCCAAGTTGAAAAGCATCATGCAGAGGTTGATTGGGCGGTTTTGTGAGCATCATGTGAGCTGGAGACAGTTGGTTTCTACAGCTGCAG aaCTTGATGTCCTGATCAGCATAGCAATTGCGAGTGACATGTATGAAGGACCAACATGTCGTCCGCTTATAGTGGATTTGGATGGGGATGAAGCACCAGTTGTCGATGCTAAAAGTCTAGGGCATCCTGTGCTTGGAAATGATACTCTAGGGGATGGCAGTGGCAACTTTGTCCCAAATGATGTTTGTATTGGTGGGGCGGATCATGCCAGATTTATCGTGCTTACTGGTCCTAACATGGGTGGAAAGTCTACTCTTCTGCGTCAAGTTTGTTTAGCACTGATTTTGGCACAG GTGGGGGCAGATGTGCCTGCAGAAAGCTTTAAGATGTCTCCGGTTGATCGCATCTTTGTGAGGATGGGTGCAAAAGACCATATTATGGCAGGCCACAGTACATTTCTAACCGAGCTGCTGGAAACCGCATCCATGctg TCATCAGCAACACGGAGTTCGGTTGTGGCATTAGATGAACTTGGACGAGGAACAGCAACATCAGATGGACAAGCCATAGC TGCATCGGTTCTTGAACACCTTGTGAACAAGGTCCAGTGTCGGGGTCTGTTTTCTACTCACTATCATCACTTAGCTTTGGAGTATCAGCAGATTGACAAG GTTTCCCTATGTCACATGGCATGCCAAGTTGGAGATGGAGATGGAGGTGTAGAGGAGGTAACATTTCTCTACAAATTGACACTTGGTGCATGCCCCAAAAGCTATGGTGTCAACGTTGCACGCCTAGCAG GACTTCCTGATGCCGTGCTTAAAAAGGCTGCAATTAAGTCCCAAGAGTTTGAGACAATGTATGGTAAAAGGACAAGGACAAACCAAAACCAGATAGCGCTCATGTTGCAGAGCTTAAACAATTGTCATGGGAATGGGATTCTTGATTTACAGAACAGGGCAAAGATATTTTTGGAGCACAAGTGA
- the LOC111882195 gene encoding DNA mismatch repair protein MSH6 isoform X4 translates to MAFRRPTNGRSPLVNPQRQITSFFSKSPSSTSSLSPSQSPSPLLSNSNSNSNSKLKPKTKPSPTTPSPLQTTSSKKRALVIGQSSSTPASDAQNPRYGDEVVNRRIKVYWPLDKAWYEGCVKAFDKSSGKHLVQYDDGEEEHLDLSKEKIELLKEQAKRFRRLRKFSIEDEDDDEAGGGAKGNVDKNVESGGDDSDDEDWGMHVEKEAIDDEMEDLELVDENEEEEEEVEETKAIKPDSKKRKVFGMKSASLKKIKNEAPLDLSPCNLEHKTNNNSAKASAFVDNDLVGDKAERFTTREEEKFKFLGKARKDAKKRSPDDENYDSRTLYLPPDFLESLSGGQRQWWEFKSQHMDKVLFFKMGKFYELFEMDAHVGAKELDLQYMKGDQPHCGFPEKNFALNVEKLARKGYRVLVIEQTETPDQLERRRKEQGTRDKVVKREICGVVTKGTLVDGEMVAANPDASYLFAVSECYEASGNQRDDRIYGVCVVDVATSKIMIGQFGDDTECSVLSCLLSQLRPVEIIKPVKSLSPETERVLLRQTRSPVINELIPLEEFWDAEKTMCEVKEIYKRISNQSCLNESMSCSSDTKDCLPEVLSDLMNTGNVGSYALSALGGTLFYLRKAFLDESLLRFAKFERLPCSGFNDSTIKPYMVLDAAALENLEVFENSVNGDSKGTLYEQLNRCVTAFGKRLLKTWLSRPLYHIDSIRERQNAVAGVKGVSLPYALEFRKELSKLPDMERLLARIFSCSEANGRNSSKVVLYEDASKKQLEHFIMVLSGCEVIINACSSLGVILENTDSRLLHHLLAPGKGLPDVDGVLRHFKDAFDWMEAKSSGRIIPRDGVDKEYDTACGMVTDIEFSLRKHLKEQRKLLGDSSINYVTVGKDTYLLEVAESLSGSVPCEYERRSSKKGFVRYWTPEIRNLMRELSEAESEKESKLKSIMQRLIGRFCEHHVSWRQLVSTAAELDVLISIAIASDMYEGPTCRPLIVDLDGDEAPVVDAKSLGHPVLGNDTLGDGSGNFVPNDVCIGGADHARFIVLTGPNMGGKSTLLRQVCLALILAQVGADVPAESFKMSPVDRIFVRMGAKDHIMAGHSTFLTELLETASMLSSATRSSVVALDELGRGTATSDGQAIAASVLEHLVNKVQCRGLFSTHYHHLALEYQQIDKVSLCHMACQVGDGDGGVEEVTFLYKLTLGACPKSYGVNVARLAGLPDAVLKKAAIKSQEFETMYGKRTRTNQNQIALMLQSLNNCHGNGILDLQNRAKIFLEHK, encoded by the exons ATGGCATTTCGTCGCCCAACCAACGGCCGATCGCCGCTCGTTAATCCACAACGTCAAAtcacctctttcttctccaaaTCACCATCATCAACTTCCTCCCTTTCTCCTTCCCAGTCACCATCCCCTCTTCTTTCTAACTCTAATTCGAACTCGAACTCTAAACTTAAACCTAAAACTAAACCTAGCCCTACAACCCCATCCCCTTTGCAAACCACAAGCAGTAAGAAACGGGCCTTGGTTATTGGTCAATCTTCTTCTACTCCCGCTTCCGATGCCCAAAACCCTAGATATGGCGACGAAGTAGTTAATCGAAGGATTAAGGTTTACTGGCCACTGGACAAGGCTTGGTATGAAGGCTGTGTCAAAGCTTTTGATAAGAGTTCGGGTAAGCATTTGGTTCAGTATGATGATGGTGAAGAGGAGCATTTGGATTTATCTAAAGAGAAGATTGAGTTGTTAAAGGAGCAGGCTAAAAGGTTCCGTAGGTTGAGGAAATTTTCCATTGAAGACGAAGATGATGATGAGGCTGGAGGCGGTGCCAAGGGGAACGTGGATAAGAATGTAGAAAGTGGAGGAGATGATTCTGATGATGAGGATTGGGGAATGCATGTCGAAAAGGAAGCTATTGACGATGAAATGGAGGATTTAGAGTTGGTAGACGAGAAcgaggaagaggaggaggaagtggaAGAAACGAAGGCAATAAAGCCGGACTCCAAAAAGCGGAAGGTTTTTGGAATGAAATCAGCCTCTCTTAAGAAAATCAAGAACGAGGCTCCGTTGGATTTAAGCCCGTGCAATTTGGagcataaaaccaataataaca GTGCGAAGGCATCTGCTTTTGTTGACAATGATCTTGTTGGCGATAAAGCTGAAAGATTTACCACAAGAGAAGAAGAGAAGTTCAAATTTCTTGGGAA AGCCCGGAAGGATGCCAAGAAGAGATCCCCTGATGATGAAAATTATGATTCAAGAACTCTATACTTGCCTCCTGACTTTTTGGAGAGTTTATCAGGTGGCCAG AGACAATGGTGGGAGTTCAAGTCACAACATATGGATAAGGTTCTATTTTTTAAG ATGGGAAAGTTTTACGAGCTCTTTGAAATGGATGCACATGTTGGAGCAAAAGAACTTGATTTGCAATACATGAAG GGAGACCAGCCTCATTGTGGATTCCCAGAAAAGAACTTTGCACTAAATGTAGAGAAGTTGGCTCGCAAG GGTTACCGAGTTCTGGTTATTGAGCAGACAGAGACACCTGATCAGCTTGAGAGGCGTCGCAAAGAGCAGGGTACTAGAGATAAG GTTGTGAAAAGGGAAATATGTGGAGTAGTCACTAAAGGAACATTGGTTGATGGAGAAATGGTGGCAGCAAATCCGGATGCTTCTTATCTGTTTGCAGTTTCTGAATGCTATGAAGCATCAGGAAACCAACGTGATGATAGAATCTATGGTGTTTGTGTGGTTGATGTTGCTACAAGCAAGATCATGATAGGACAG TTTGGAGATGACACAGAGTGCAGTGTGCTGAGCTGCTTATTGTCCCAACTAAGACCAGTGGAAATCATAAAACCTGTCAAATCACTCAGCCCTGAAACTGAAAGAGTACTACTAAGACAAACAAGAAGCCCTGTCATAAATGAGTTGATACCACTTGAAGAGTTTTGGGATGCAGAGAAAACTATGTGTGAAGTGAAGGAGATTTATAAGCGCATCAGTAATCAATCATGTTTGAATGAATCCATGTCATGCTCATCTGATACTAAGGATTGCCTACCAGAAGTACTCTCTGATCTAATGAATACTGGAAATGTTGGTAGTTATGCTCTGTCAGCCCTTGGGGGCACTCTGTTCTACCTGAGAAAAGCCTTCCTGGACGAGTCATTGCTTCGATTTGCAAAGTTTGAGCGACTTCCTTGTTCTGGATTCAATGATTCCACCATAAAACCATACATGGTTCTTGATGCAGCTGCTCTAGagaatcttgaagtttttgagaACAGTGTAAATGGAGACTCTAAGGG GACATTGTATGAGCAACTAAATCGTTGTGTGACAGCATTTGGGAAGAGGTTGCTTAAAACATGGCTCTCTAGACCTTTATATCACATAGACTCAATCAGGGAACGCCAGAATGCTGTAGCTGGTGTAAAG GGAGTTAGCCTGCCTTATGCTCTTGAATTTCGTAAAGAGCTGTCCAAGCTTCCAGACATGGAGCGGTTGTTGGCACGCATCTTTTCTTGCAG TGAAGCTAATGGTAGGAATTCGAGTAAAGTGGTTCTGTATGAGGATGCATCAAAGAAACAACTTGAACATTTCATAATGGTTCTCAGTGGGTGTGAAGTAATTATAAATGCATGCTCCTCGCTAGGTGTCATTCTGGAAAACACTGATTCTAGGCTGCTGCATCACCTGTTAGCACCTGGTAAAGGTCTTCCGGATGTTGATGGTGTTCTTAGGCATTTCAAGGATGCTTTTGATTGGATGGAGGCAAAAAGTTCAGGGCGTATAATACCTCGTGATGGGGTTGATAAAGAATACGATACTGCTTGCGGAATGGTTACAGATATTGAGTTTAGTCTGAGAAAGCATTTGAAGGAACAGAGAAAACTTCTTGGAGATTCATCG ATCAATTATGTTACTGTTGGAAAGGATACATATCTTCTTGAAGTAGCTGAAAGTTTGTCTGGTAGCGTTCCTTGTGAGTATGAGCGTCGATCATCTAAGAAG GGTTTTGTCCGATACTGGACTCCTGAAATTAGGAATTTGATGAGGGAGCTGTCAGAAGCTGAATCCGAGAAAGAGTCCAAGTTGAAAAGCATCATGCAGAGGTTGATTGGGCGGTTTTGTGAGCATCATGTGAGCTGGAGACAGTTGGTTTCTACAGCTGCAG aaCTTGATGTCCTGATCAGCATAGCAATTGCGAGTGACATGTATGAAGGACCAACATGTCGTCCGCTTATAGTGGATTTGGATGGGGATGAAGCACCAGTTGTCGATGCTAAAAGTCTAGGGCATCCTGTGCTTGGAAATGATACTCTAGGGGATGGCAGTGGCAACTTTGTCCCAAATGATGTTTGTATTGGTGGGGCGGATCATGCCAGATTTATCGTGCTTACTGGTCCTAACATGGGTGGAAAGTCTACTCTTCTGCGTCAAGTTTGTTTAGCACTGATTTTGGCACAG GTGGGGGCAGATGTGCCTGCAGAAAGCTTTAAGATGTCTCCGGTTGATCGCATCTTTGTGAGGATGGGTGCAAAAGACCATATTATGGCAGGCCACAGTACATTTCTAACCGAGCTGCTGGAAACCGCATCCATGctg TCATCAGCAACACGGAGTTCGGTTGTGGCATTAGATGAACTTGGACGAGGAACAGCAACATCAGATGGACAAGCCATAGC TGCATCGGTTCTTGAACACCTTGTGAACAAGGTCCAGTGTCGGGGTCTGTTTTCTACTCACTATCATCACTTAGCTTTGGAGTATCAGCAGATTGACAAG GTTTCCCTATGTCACATGGCATGCCAAGTTGGAGATGGAGATGGAGGTGTAGAGGAGGTAACATTTCTCTACAAATTGACACTTGGTGCATGCCCCAAAAGCTATGGTGTCAACGTTGCACGCCTAGCAG GACTTCCTGATGCCGTGCTTAAAAAGGCTGCAATTAAGTCCCAAGAGTTTGAGACAATGTATGGTAAAAGGACAAGGACAAACCAAAACCAGATAGCGCTCATGTTGCAGAGCTTAAACAATTGTCATGGGAATGGGATTCTTGATTTACAGAACAGGGCAAAGATATTTTTGGAGCACAAGTGA